A genomic window from Variovorax paradoxus includes:
- a CDS encoding pseudouridine synthase, with product MNFPSPSPRLIRFNKPYGVLSQFTPEGRWRGLKDFIDIPDVYVAGRLDADSEGLLLLTDDGKLQARITDPRFKMEKIYWVQVEGVPTEAALASLRSGVQLNDGLTRPARARLLDPPPEVWERQPPIRERKSIPTAWLELAISEGRNRQVRRMTAAVGLPTLRLIRAAIGPHTLDGLAPGTWRE from the coding sequence ATGAATTTTCCGAGCCCTTCTCCCCGCCTGATCCGCTTCAACAAGCCCTACGGCGTGCTCAGCCAGTTCACGCCCGAAGGCCGCTGGCGTGGCCTGAAAGACTTCATCGACATTCCCGACGTCTACGTCGCCGGCCGGCTCGATGCCGACAGCGAAGGCCTGCTGCTGCTCACCGACGACGGCAAGCTCCAGGCGCGCATCACCGATCCGCGTTTCAAGATGGAGAAGATCTACTGGGTGCAGGTGGAAGGCGTGCCGACCGAAGCTGCGCTCGCCTCCTTGCGCAGCGGCGTGCAGCTCAACGACGGCCTCACACGCCCCGCGAGGGCGCGGCTGCTCGACCCGCCGCCCGAAGTGTGGGAGCGACAGCCGCCCATTCGCGAGCGCAAGAGCATTCCCACCGCGTGGCTGGAGCTGGCGATCAGCGAAGGCCGCAACCGCCAGGTGCGGCGCATGACGGCGGCCGTGGGGCTGCCGACACTGCGCCTGATCCGCGCCGCCATCGGGCCTCATACGCTCGACGGACTGGCGCCCGGCACCTGGCGCGAATAA
- a CDS encoding 2TM domain-containing protein produces MTSLASNSSRSDVERLARRRAGAKMGWYIHAFVYVVVNLGLVTISAANGRTWAMYPLMGWGLGLLIHGAVVWFVAPGGGFYDRLVERERRALGGGDHR; encoded by the coding sequence ATGACCTCTCTTGCATCAAATTCTTCCCGCTCCGACGTCGAGCGCCTCGCCCGCCGCCGCGCCGGCGCCAAGATGGGCTGGTACATCCACGCCTTCGTCTACGTGGTGGTCAACCTCGGCCTCGTCACGATCTCGGCCGCCAACGGCCGCACCTGGGCGATGTACCCGCTCATGGGCTGGGGGCTGGGCCTGCTGATCCACGGCGCCGTCGTCTGGTTCGTGGCGCCCGGCGGCGGCTTCTACGACAGGCTGGTGGAACGCGAACGCCGCGCGCTGGGCGGCGGGGACCATCGGTGA
- a CDS encoding restriction endonuclease: MARQTKSERRRERARRELAGKGWMAILIGILLLTVLPLLMKDVLSGALGPAFRPAGWAALAIGVVLVGLNYVTTRTAAPAKVLADPAKPVFASEPSQSTPLTPARQMKSQWSPSVLADIEWRRFEAVCEALYAQAGFTTRSQSHGADGGIDIWLQSKHSDVPRIVQCKHWQSKMVGVKEMREFFGVMASHQLKSGTYVTSSTFSEDAIAFAKANGIHAQDGAALLKLISQRTPEQQMALLAVAYEGEYWRPTCASCGTKMLEKKSTKNEGSFWGCANYPRCRGKTIPKAKAVAAA; encoded by the coding sequence ATGGCTAGACAAACAAAGTCCGAGCGACGCCGCGAGCGCGCACGACGAGAACTGGCGGGCAAGGGATGGATGGCGATCCTCATCGGTATCCTGCTGCTGACGGTCTTGCCTTTGCTGATGAAGGATGTTCTTTCAGGAGCGCTTGGCCCTGCATTTCGCCCGGCGGGCTGGGCGGCACTGGCAATAGGCGTAGTGCTGGTTGGACTGAACTACGTCACTACCCGCACCGCAGCGCCAGCAAAGGTTCTGGCCGATCCAGCTAAACCAGTCTTTGCATCAGAGCCTTCGCAGTCCACGCCATTGACGCCGGCACGACAGATGAAATCGCAGTGGAGCCCTTCCGTGCTTGCCGACATCGAGTGGCGCAGATTCGAGGCCGTGTGCGAAGCGCTCTACGCACAGGCCGGCTTCACCACGCGCAGTCAGTCGCATGGCGCGGACGGCGGTATCGATATCTGGCTTCAATCCAAGCACAGCGATGTGCCGCGTATCGTCCAGTGCAAACACTGGCAAAGCAAGATGGTCGGCGTCAAGGAGATGCGCGAGTTCTTCGGGGTGATGGCCTCGCACCAGTTGAAGAGCGGCACCTACGTCACGAGCTCCACGTTCTCCGAAGATGCCATCGCATTCGCCAAGGCGAATGGCATCCACGCACAGGACGGTGCCGCACTGCTCAAGCTAATCAGCCAGCGCACGCCCGAGCAACAAATGGCATTGCTCGCGGTTGCGTATGAAGGCGAATACTGGCGTCCTACTTGTGCGAGTTGCGGTACCAAGATGCTCGAGAAAAAATCGACCAAGAATGAAGGCAGTTTTTGGGGTTGCGCCAACTACCCCAGGTGCAGGGGTAAGACGATCCCAAAGGCCAAGGCCGTCGCGGCGGCATAG
- a CDS encoding succinylglutamate desuccinylase/aspartoacylase domain-containing protein → MTQSPPALEVLPRDLSAYRKGNTGVDYVHRFESGKPGPHVLINALTHGNEICGMTAATHLLDNDVRPKIGTLTVSFANVAAYESFNEALPFDSRQLVHNLNRIWSPEWLDGTEDSPELSRARILRPVVDAADHILDIHSTSQPVVPFWVYPAFERNAKVALAIGRPSVHLVMPDGLGSGTPLIQYGSHGGPDGKGVAMVVECGQHFLRSASELATAVTYDFLAYFGLVEKDPATPAPEPQRRFQLLQTHVIKSADFAFVRPLIGFETFAKGELIATNGDEEIRALCDDCTIFMPAQRAIVGREAVYLTKPI, encoded by the coding sequence ATGACCCAATCTCCCCCCGCCCTCGAAGTCCTCCCCCGCGACCTCTCCGCCTACCGCAAGGGCAACACCGGCGTCGACTACGTGCACCGCTTCGAGTCCGGCAAGCCCGGCCCGCACGTGCTGATCAACGCGCTGACGCACGGCAACGAGATCTGCGGCATGACGGCGGCCACGCACCTGCTCGACAACGACGTGCGCCCGAAGATCGGCACGCTCACCGTGAGCTTTGCCAACGTGGCAGCGTACGAGTCGTTCAACGAGGCGCTGCCCTTCGACAGCCGCCAGCTCGTGCACAACCTCAACCGCATCTGGTCGCCCGAATGGCTCGATGGCACCGAAGACAGCCCCGAGCTGAGCCGTGCGCGCATCCTGCGTCCGGTGGTGGACGCGGCCGATCACATCCTCGACATCCATTCGACCAGCCAGCCCGTCGTGCCGTTCTGGGTGTACCCGGCGTTCGAGCGCAACGCCAAGGTCGCACTGGCCATCGGCCGCCCGTCGGTGCACCTTGTGATGCCCGACGGCCTGGGCTCGGGCACGCCGCTGATCCAGTACGGTAGCCACGGCGGCCCGGACGGCAAGGGCGTGGCGATGGTGGTCGAGTGCGGCCAGCACTTCTTGCGTTCCGCGTCGGAACTGGCCACTGCCGTCACCTACGACTTCCTCGCGTATTTCGGCCTCGTCGAGAAGGACCCGGCCACGCCGGCACCCGAGCCGCAGCGGCGCTTTCAGCTGCTGCAGACGCACGTCATCAAGTCGGCGGACTTTGCGTTCGTGCGTCCGCTGATCGGCTTCGAGACCTTTGCGAAGGGCGAGCTGATCGCGACGAACGGCGACGAGGAAATCCGCGCGCTGTGCGACGACTGCACGATCTTCATGCCGGCGCAGCGCGCGATCGTGGGGCGCGAGGCTGTGTATCTGACGAAGCCGATTTGA
- a CDS encoding DUF6622 family protein, translated as MLMQIILHTPKWVFAVFFLLLWLGAKQLLTNNVSLSRVTLMPVAMGALSIYGVVSVFGDSFGALLGWAAAAVVMLALVLQRPLPATTRYDAAERRFHVAGSPVPLMLMMGIFLTKYVVGVTLAMHPEVRQQAAFSLVIPVLYGAFSGVFAARAVRLWKLAIRTDAMSATARAA; from the coding sequence ATGCTGATGCAAATCATCCTTCACACGCCCAAGTGGGTGTTCGCCGTGTTCTTCCTGCTGCTGTGGCTCGGCGCCAAGCAGCTGCTCACCAACAATGTGAGCCTGAGCCGCGTCACGCTGATGCCGGTGGCCATGGGCGCCCTTTCGATCTACGGCGTGGTCTCCGTCTTCGGCGATTCCTTCGGCGCCCTGCTGGGCTGGGCCGCCGCCGCGGTGGTAATGCTGGCGCTGGTGCTGCAGCGCCCGCTGCCCGCCACCACCCGCTACGACGCGGCCGAGCGCCGCTTCCACGTGGCCGGCAGCCCCGTGCCGCTGATGCTCATGATGGGCATCTTCCTGACCAAGTACGTGGTGGGCGTAACCCTGGCCATGCACCCCGAGGTGCGCCAGCAAGCCGCCTTCAGCCTCGTGATCCCGGTGCTGTACGGCGCCTTCAGCGGTGTCTTCGCGGCCCGTGCGGTGCGCCTGTGGAAGCTGGCCATCCGCACTGACGCTATGTCGGCCACGGCCCGCGCGGCCTAA
- a CDS encoding sensor histidine kinase, whose product MLRHGLITAVFCCLIATVMTITGGDNWAGHMVYSLSIGIVSWLFIDGGRLLISGHREILWPAWPWGFLLIAVGAAVGFFVGNLIGDAWFGAPRFDFLDFKGHKLATGVTITIIATIGMCFFFYSLGKSKHMQSQIELAQRNATEARLKLLETQLEPHMLFNTLANLRVLITIDPPRAVAMLDRLNSYLRMTLSGSRALSHPLSAEFERLGDYLELMSVRMGERLHYTLDLPEDLRDAPVPPLLLQPLVENSIRHGLEPKVEGGEIVVRARREAGQLVIEVSDTGVGLDAAPPSEGSGFGLEQVRDRLATMYGDRGHMKLVPSPAGGTSATLSFPTPA is encoded by the coding sequence ATGCTGCGGCATGGCCTCATCACCGCCGTCTTCTGCTGCCTCATTGCCACCGTGATGACCATCACCGGCGGCGACAACTGGGCCGGCCACATGGTCTATTCGCTGTCGATCGGCATCGTGAGCTGGCTGTTCATCGACGGTGGCCGGCTCCTGATCAGCGGGCACCGTGAAATCCTCTGGCCCGCATGGCCGTGGGGCTTTCTCCTGATCGCGGTGGGCGCGGCCGTCGGCTTCTTCGTCGGCAACCTCATCGGCGACGCCTGGTTCGGCGCACCCCGGTTCGACTTTCTCGACTTCAAGGGTCACAAGCTGGCCACCGGCGTCACGATCACCATCATCGCGACGATCGGCATGTGCTTCTTCTTCTACAGCCTCGGCAAAAGCAAGCACATGCAGAGCCAGATCGAACTGGCCCAGCGCAACGCCACCGAGGCGCGGCTCAAGCTGCTCGAAACGCAGTTGGAGCCGCACATGCTCTTCAACACGCTGGCCAACCTGCGCGTGCTGATCACCATCGACCCGCCGCGCGCCGTCGCCATGCTCGACCGGCTCAACAGCTACCTGCGCATGACGCTCAGCGGCTCGCGCGCGCTGTCGCATCCGTTGTCGGCCGAGTTCGAGCGGCTGGGCGACTATCTGGAACTGATGTCGGTGCGCATGGGAGAACGCCTGCACTACACGCTCGACCTGCCGGAAGACCTGCGCGATGCGCCCGTGCCGCCGCTGCTGTTGCAGCCGCTGGTGGAAAACAGCATCCGCCACGGGCTGGAGCCGAAGGTCGAAGGCGGCGAGATCGTCGTGCGCGCCCGCAGGGAAGCAGGCCAGTTGGTGATCGAGGTAAGCGACACCGGCGTGGGCCTCGATGCAGCGCCGCCTTCGGAAGGCAGCGGTTTCGGGCTGGAGCAGGTGCGCGACCGGCTGGCCACCATGTACGGCGACCGGGGACACATGAAGCTGGTGCCCTCGCCCGCCGGCGGCACCAGCGCCACGCTGAGCTTCCCTACACCTGCCTGA
- a CDS encoding efflux RND transporter periplasmic adaptor subunit, which yields MEQEKPPEPLPSTVSPTHPTVRRRRWVGGLLTLLLLVALGAGAWYLIQRSKTPAAGPGGVPGAGRQGGGPGGPGGPGGRGGGGGASSTVGVATARQADIPVQLEALGTVTPLANVIVQPQVSGVLTAVLFQEGQMVKKGDVLATIDPQPFQNALGQATGARQRDEAQLAAARVTLQRYQTLLGQDSIARQDVDTQAALVKQLEGTVAIDRANENTAKLNLAWSRITAPVSGRIGLRPVDGGNYISTGTTNGIATITQIAPIDVEFAIPQDRVPEVQERLAQGAKLDATAFDRTRTRQLANGAFSTLDNLVDTATGTVKAKARFANADSALFPNQFVNLRLLLRTVASAVVVPVTALRHGPNGDYVYVLNEDSTVSQRPVTRGESSVDNVAIMSGLKAGEQVVTEGGDRLKDGARVQTQVERPAGAASAPASGSRRGQHRQGGAAAPKGGASGASGASGPAAAAPAAEPATPAKLPTAEQRQRMLDAAKDDPQQLERRKRFLEALDRGDPAALERWQRMSEGGGEGGQGGRRP from the coding sequence ATGGAACAAGAAAAACCACCCGAGCCTCTGCCTTCCACCGTCTCGCCAACACATCCGACGGTGCGCAGACGCCGGTGGGTGGGCGGGCTGCTGACCCTGCTGCTGCTCGTGGCACTGGGCGCTGGCGCCTGGTATCTGATCCAGCGGTCGAAGACGCCCGCGGCCGGCCCTGGTGGCGTTCCTGGCGCCGGCCGGCAGGGTGGTGGCCCCGGTGGGCCGGGCGGCCCGGGTGGGCGCGGCGGCGGTGGCGGAGCCTCCAGCACGGTCGGTGTTGCCACGGCCAGGCAGGCGGACATCCCGGTGCAACTCGAGGCGCTGGGCACCGTCACGCCGCTGGCCAACGTGATCGTGCAACCGCAGGTGTCGGGCGTGCTCACGGCCGTGCTCTTCCAGGAAGGGCAGATGGTCAAGAAGGGCGATGTGCTCGCCACCATCGATCCGCAGCCGTTCCAGAACGCGCTGGGCCAGGCCACCGGAGCGCGGCAGCGCGACGAGGCACAACTGGCGGCGGCGCGCGTCACGCTGCAGCGCTACCAGACCCTGCTGGGGCAGGACTCCATCGCGCGGCAAGACGTCGACACGCAGGCCGCGCTGGTCAAGCAGCTCGAAGGTACAGTGGCCATCGACCGCGCCAACGAGAACACGGCCAAGCTCAACCTCGCCTGGAGCCGCATCACCGCGCCGGTGAGCGGGCGCATCGGCCTGCGGCCGGTGGACGGGGGCAACTACATCTCGACCGGCACGACCAACGGCATTGCGACCATCACGCAGATCGCGCCCATCGACGTTGAATTTGCCATTCCGCAAGACCGCGTGCCCGAAGTGCAGGAGCGCCTCGCCCAGGGCGCCAAGCTCGACGCCACCGCCTTCGACCGCACGCGCACGCGCCAGCTTGCGAATGGCGCCTTCTCCACGCTTGACAACCTGGTCGACACCGCCACCGGCACCGTCAAGGCCAAGGCCCGCTTCGCCAACGCCGACAGCGCGCTGTTCCCGAACCAGTTCGTCAACCTGCGGCTGCTGCTGCGCACCGTGGCCAGCGCGGTGGTGGTGCCGGTCACGGCGCTGCGCCACGGCCCCAATGGCGATTACGTGTATGTGCTGAACGAAGACAGCACGGTATCGCAGCGCCCGGTGACGCGCGGCGAATCGAGCGTGGACAACGTGGCGATCATGTCGGGCCTGAAGGCCGGAGAGCAGGTCGTGACCGAAGGCGGCGACCGGCTCAAGGACGGCGCGCGCGTGCAGACCCAGGTCGAACGCCCGGCCGGTGCGGCGTCGGCGCCCGCAAGCGGTTCGCGCCGTGGACAACACCGTCAAGGCGGCGCGGCGGCGCCGAAGGGCGGCGCATCAGGTGCGTCAGGTGCATCAGGCCCGGCTGCTGCCGCTCCCGCAGCGGAGCCCGCAACCCCCGCCAAGCTCCCGACCGCCGAGCAGCGCCAGCGCATGCTCGACGCCGCCAAGGACGACCCGCAGCAGTTGGAGCGCCGCAAGCGCTTCCTCGAAGCACTGGACCGTGGCGACCCGGCGGCGCTGGAGCGCTGGCAGCGCATGTCCGAAGGCGGCGGCGAAGGTGGCCAGGGCGGGCGCCGCCCATGA
- a CDS encoding sterol desaturase family protein, translating into MNAFLLILKISVTVVLVASIAEALVLSWRNGWRSYDWKAAGVSVVDFLVREYPLRWLLPLAFWTGAMNWFYDHRLFTLPMDHWSGWAACFIGQEFCYYWYHRAAHRVRWFWCTHSIHHSPNQLNLSAAYRFGWTGRLTGTLAFFMLAPLLGMPPRVILLMLTLNLLYQFWIHATWIPRLGPLEWVLNTPSAHRVHHASNLEYLDGNYGGVLIVFDRLFGTYIPERADLPCRYGLVNPITSHNLFEIEFSQWRALLRDLASARSVRTFVGYLVKPPGWKPDGAGDTTEELRQRAALPAAPSPQSPQPASSDFIPVQYKELS; encoded by the coding sequence ATGAACGCGTTCTTGCTGATCCTCAAGATCTCCGTCACGGTGGTGCTCGTCGCCTCCATTGCCGAGGCGCTCGTGCTGTCCTGGCGCAACGGCTGGCGCAGCTACGACTGGAAGGCGGCCGGCGTCTCGGTGGTCGACTTTCTTGTGCGCGAGTACCCGTTGCGCTGGCTGCTGCCGCTGGCCTTCTGGACCGGCGCGATGAACTGGTTTTATGACCACCGCCTCTTCACCCTGCCGATGGACCACTGGAGCGGCTGGGCCGCCTGCTTCATCGGCCAGGAGTTCTGCTACTACTGGTACCACCGCGCGGCGCACCGGGTGCGCTGGTTCTGGTGCACCCACTCCATCCACCATTCGCCGAACCAGCTGAACCTGTCGGCCGCCTACCGCTTCGGCTGGACCGGCCGTCTCACCGGCACGCTGGCCTTCTTCATGCTGGCGCCGCTGCTGGGCATGCCGCCGCGGGTGATCCTGCTGATGCTCACGCTGAACCTGCTGTACCAGTTCTGGATTCATGCCACCTGGATCCCGCGCCTCGGGCCGCTCGAATGGGTGCTGAACACGCCCTCGGCCCACCGCGTGCACCACGCCTCGAACCTGGAATACCTGGACGGCAACTACGGCGGCGTGCTCATCGTGTTCGACCGCCTGTTCGGCACCTACATTCCAGAGCGCGCCGATCTTCCCTGCCGCTACGGGCTGGTGAACCCGATCACCTCGCACAACCTCTTCGAGATCGAGTTCAGCCAGTGGCGCGCGCTGTTGCGCGACCTGGCCTCGGCCCGCTCGGTGCGCACCTTTGTCGGCTACCTCGTGAAGCCACCGGGCTGGAAGCCCGATGGGGCAGGCGACACCACCGAGGAACTGCGGCAGCGCGCGGCATTGCCGGCGGCACCGTCGCCACAGTCGCCGCAGCCCGCCTCTTCCGATTTCATTCCTGTCCAATACAAGGAGCTGTCATGA
- a CDS encoding glutamine--tRNA ligase/YqeY domain fusion protein yields the protein MTSPTDKNGAKTTAAPSNFLRHVIENDLEQGAYSGRKWGGSPGNAAHHAQGMIDPAKVRMRFPPEPNGYLHIGHAKSIWLNFELAKEYGGVSHLRFDDTNPEKEDQEYVDSIRDAVKWLGYETYLADRPSAPGTLQPHEYFASDYFDFMYEAAEYLIGAGLAYVDEQTADEVRANRGDFNTPGTDSPFRTRTPEENLARFRAMRDGQVADGAAILRAKIDMASTNINMRDPALYRVRRATHHNTGDKWCIYPMYTYAHPIEDALEQITHSICTLEFEDQRPFYDWLLDRLAEGGLVASPHPRQYEFARLNVTHVLTSKRKLRQLVEEKYVDGWDDPRMPTIAGLRRRGYTPEALRLFCERSGTTKSGGWIDYASLEAALRDTLDPVAPRAMAVLDPVKLVITNWGELMGGDNVLDDCSAPLHPHHPEMGKRDFKLGREVWIESTDYEEVQPKGFFRLFPGNKVRLKYGHVIECTGGTKDASGKLVEVQATLVPDTKSGTPGADAIKVKGNITWVAAADAVQAEVRLYERLFAAANPGSGELLDELNKQSLEVCSAFVEPSLARAEPGVGIQFERHGYFVRDSKGGTDGKLVFNRAAGMRDSWGK from the coding sequence ATGACCTCCCCGACCGACAAAAACGGCGCCAAAACGACCGCTGCTCCGAGCAATTTCCTGCGCCACGTGATCGAGAACGACCTCGAACAGGGTGCCTATTCTGGCCGCAAGTGGGGCGGTTCGCCCGGCAACGCCGCCCATCACGCCCAGGGCATGATCGATCCGGCCAAGGTGCGCATGCGCTTTCCGCCCGAGCCCAACGGCTACCTGCACATCGGCCACGCCAAGAGCATCTGGCTCAATTTCGAACTGGCCAAGGAATACGGCGGCGTGAGCCACCTGCGCTTCGACGACACCAACCCCGAGAAGGAAGACCAGGAATACGTCGACTCCATCCGCGACGCGGTGAAGTGGCTCGGCTACGAAACCTACCTGGCCGACCGCCCCAGCGCCCCCGGCACGCTGCAGCCGCACGAATACTTCGCGAGCGACTACTTCGACTTCATGTACGAAGCCGCCGAATACCTCATCGGCGCCGGCCTCGCCTACGTCGACGAGCAAACCGCCGACGAGGTGCGCGCGAACCGAGGCGACTTCAACACGCCCGGCACCGACAGCCCCTTCCGCACCCGCACGCCCGAAGAAAACCTCGCGCGCTTCCGCGCCATGCGCGACGGCCAGGTGGCCGACGGCGCCGCCATCCTGCGCGCCAAGATCGACATGGCCAGCACCAACATCAACATGCGCGACCCCGCGCTGTACCGCGTGCGCCGGGCCACCCACCACAACACCGGCGACAAGTGGTGCATCTACCCGATGTACACCTACGCGCACCCCATCGAAGACGCGCTGGAGCAAATCACCCACTCCATCTGCACGCTGGAGTTCGAAGACCAGCGCCCCTTCTACGACTGGCTGCTCGACCGCCTCGCCGAAGGCGGCCTCGTCGCCAGCCCGCATCCGCGCCAGTACGAATTCGCGCGCCTCAACGTGACCCACGTGCTCACCAGCAAGCGCAAGCTGCGCCAGCTGGTCGAAGAAAAATACGTCGACGGCTGGGACGACCCCCGCATGCCCACCATTGCCGGCCTGCGCCGCCGCGGCTACACGCCCGAGGCGCTGCGCCTGTTCTGCGAACGCAGTGGCACCACCAAGTCCGGCGGCTGGATCGACTACGCCAGCCTCGAAGCCGCGCTGCGCGACACCCTCGACCCCGTCGCCCCACGCGCCATGGCCGTGCTCGACCCGGTGAAGCTCGTCATCACCAACTGGGGCGAACTGATGGGCGGCGACAACGTGCTCGACGACTGCTCGGCGCCCCTGCACCCGCACCACCCCGAGATGGGCAAGCGCGACTTCAAGCTCGGCCGCGAGGTGTGGATCGAAAGCACCGACTACGAAGAAGTGCAGCCCAAGGGCTTCTTCCGCCTGTTCCCTGGCAATAAGGTGCGGCTGAAGTACGGCCACGTCATCGAGTGCACTGGCGGCACCAAGGATGCGAGCGGCAAGCTCGTCGAAGTGCAGGCCACGCTGGTGCCCGACACCAAGAGCGGCACGCCCGGCGCGGACGCGATCAAGGTGAAGGGCAACATCACCTGGGTGGCGGCAGCGGATGCGGTACAGGCCGAGGTGCGGCTGTACGAGCGGCTGTTTGCGGCGGCGAACCCGGGCAGCGGCGAGCTGCTGGACGAGCTGAACAAGCAGAGCCTTGAAGTCTGCTCGGCCTTCGTCGAGCCTTCGCTGGCCAGGGCCGAACCGGGTGTCGGGATCCAGTTCGAGCGGCACGGGTACTTCGTGCGCGATTCGAAGGGCGGCACGGACGGCAAGCTGGTGTTCAACCGCGCGGCCGGCATGCGGGACAGTTGGGGCAAGTAA
- a CDS encoding LytR/AlgR family response regulator transcription factor, translating to MNPTALIAEDEPLLAQALKAELAVAWPELQIVATAGDGRSAVREALRLLPQVLFFDIRMPGLDGLGAAAELADCWPTDEAPMPQLVFVTAYDEYATRAFDAQAIDYVLKPLQPERLRKTVNRLQQALAARQPEPTPALADAALEQTLAQWRQVLTAAGAGTAATAAPAPLRMIAASDAGGSTVRMVPIDEVLYFEAADKYLRVLTATHEYLIRTPLKQLLPQLDADTFWQVHRAVVVRSAAIESVHRDEAGKLHLMLRGRAEKIPVSRLYAHLFRAM from the coding sequence ATGAACCCCACCGCCCTCATCGCCGAAGACGAGCCCCTGCTCGCGCAAGCCCTCAAGGCCGAACTGGCGGTCGCTTGGCCCGAACTGCAGATCGTCGCCACCGCCGGCGACGGCCGCAGCGCCGTGCGCGAGGCGCTGCGCCTGCTGCCGCAGGTGCTGTTCTTCGACATCCGCATGCCCGGCCTCGACGGCCTCGGCGCCGCCGCTGAGCTGGCCGATTGCTGGCCCACCGACGAGGCGCCCATGCCGCAGCTGGTGTTCGTGACGGCTTATGACGAATACGCCACCCGCGCCTTCGACGCGCAGGCCATCGACTACGTGCTCAAGCCCCTGCAGCCCGAGCGCCTGCGCAAGACCGTGAACCGGCTGCAGCAGGCGCTGGCCGCGCGCCAGCCGGAGCCCACGCCCGCCCTGGCCGACGCGGCGCTCGAACAGACGCTGGCCCAATGGCGCCAGGTTCTGACCGCCGCCGGTGCCGGAACGGCGGCGACGGCCGCCCCCGCCCCGCTGCGCATGATCGCCGCCAGCGACGCCGGTGGCAGCACCGTGCGCATGGTGCCCATCGACGAGGTGCTGTATTTCGAGGCCGCCGACAAATACCTGCGCGTGCTGACCGCCACGCACGAATACCTGATCCGTACGCCGCTGAAGCAGTTGCTGCCCCAGCTCGACGCAGACACCTTCTGGCAGGTGCACCGGGCGGTGGTGGTGCGCAGCGCGGCCATCGAGTCGGTGCATCGCGACGAGGCCGGCAAGCTTCATTTGATGCTGCGCGGGCGGGCGGAGAAGATTCCGGTCAGCCGCCTGTACGCCCATCTTTTTCGCGCCATGTGA
- a CDS encoding M23 family metallopeptidase, with protein MHIPDLAPLVLNRRSTLLGVIGLLALPATHANAATPAKTKKQPAQSGVWPHASQVPGGVARLSLGPSAKRPQAFAGDVPLLVLGDAIEWTALVGIPLAAEPGEASVAVRAEGKPERQIAYTVAPKQYREQRLTVAPRTVDLSPEDQARYERERDHQATVMATLTDMRADASLQMRVPVPGRRSSSFGLRRVFNGQSRNPHSGMDIAAGTGTPVLAPLPGKVIDTGDYFFNGGTVWLDHGGGLLTMYCHLSRVDVKVGDVLKTGEPLAAVGATGRVTGPHLHWSVMLNRAMVDPALFIAA; from the coding sequence ATGCACATCCCCGATCTCGCTCCCCTCGTCCTGAACCGCCGCAGCACCCTGCTCGGCGTCATCGGCTTGCTTGCATTGCCCGCAACGCACGCCAACGCCGCAACCCCGGCCAAGACGAAGAAACAACCGGCGCAATCCGGTGTGTGGCCACACGCGTCCCAGGTTCCGGGCGGCGTGGCCCGCCTGTCACTCGGCCCATCGGCGAAGCGGCCGCAGGCCTTCGCAGGCGATGTGCCTCTGCTGGTGCTGGGCGATGCCATCGAATGGACCGCACTGGTCGGCATTCCGCTCGCCGCCGAACCCGGCGAGGCCAGCGTCGCCGTGCGCGCCGAAGGCAAGCCCGAGCGCCAGATCGCCTACACGGTGGCCCCGAAGCAGTACCGCGAACAACGCCTGACGGTGGCGCCGCGCACGGTCGACCTGTCGCCCGAGGACCAGGCCCGCTACGAGCGCGAACGCGACCACCAGGCCACCGTGATGGCCACGCTCACGGACATGCGGGCGGATGCGTCACTGCAGATGCGCGTGCCCGTGCCGGGTCGTCGCTCCAGCTCGTTCGGCCTGCGCCGGGTGTTCAACGGCCAGTCGCGCAATCCGCACAGCGGGATGGACATCGCGGCGGGCACAGGCACGCCGGTGCTGGCGCCGCTACCCGGGAAGGTAATCGACACGGGGGACTATTTTTTCAACGGCGGCACCGTGTGGCTCGACCACGGTGGCGGGCTGCTGACGATGTATTGCCATCTGAGCCGGGTCGATGTGAAAGTCGGCGATGTGCTGAAGACCGGCGAGCCGTTGGCCGCCGTGGGTGCGACCGGCCGGGTGACTGGGCCGCACCTGCATTGGTCCGTGATGCTGAACCGGGCGATGGTGGACCCGGCGCTGTTCATCGCGGCCTGA